The Kocuria sp. TGY1127_2 genome includes a window with the following:
- a CDS encoding SDR family oxidoreductase, with protein sequence MGKLDNKSAIVTGSSRGVGADTAKILAGEGAGVVVNYRQKAPRANKVVKQIEEAGGRAVAVGADITEHADVQNLVDTAVESFGGLDVLVLNASGGMETDLGEDYALRLNRDAQLDLLRTAAEAMKPGSRVVYVTSHQAHFIKDVETMPEYEAVARSKRAGEDALTAEIPALTEKGIELVVVSGDMIEGTVTATLLNRARPGTLEERRNEAGKLYSVEEFAREVAKMVTADVETGHVELVGGAQGFLD encoded by the coding sequence ATGGGAAAGTTGGACAACAAGTCCGCTATCGTAACGGGTTCCTCCCGCGGGGTCGGAGCGGACACCGCGAAGATCCTCGCCGGCGAGGGAGCTGGCGTCGTCGTGAATTACCGGCAGAAGGCCCCCAGAGCCAACAAAGTAGTGAAGCAGATCGAGGAAGCCGGTGGGCGCGCCGTCGCCGTCGGTGCGGACATCACGGAACATGCTGACGTGCAGAATCTTGTCGATACGGCCGTGGAATCCTTCGGTGGTCTCGATGTCCTGGTTCTCAACGCGTCGGGCGGGATGGAAACTGACCTGGGGGAGGACTACGCCCTACGCCTGAACCGGGACGCCCAGTTGGATCTTCTGCGGACAGCAGCAGAGGCCATGAAGCCAGGATCGCGGGTGGTCTACGTGACTTCCCACCAGGCCCACTTCATCAAGGACGTCGAGACAATGCCCGAATACGAAGCAGTAGCTCGCTCGAAGCGCGCCGGTGAAGACGCCCTGACGGCCGAGATTCCGGCTCTCACGGAAAAAGGCATCGAGCTGGTCGTCGTATCCGGGGACATGATCGAAGGAACCGTTACCGCGACCCTCCTCAATCGGGCGCGCCCGGGAACGCTCGAGGAACGACGCAATGAGGCGGGCAAACTGTACTCCGTCGAAGAATTCGCTCGGGAGGTTGCCAAGATGGTGACGGCCGACGTCGAAACCGGACACGTCGAACTCGTCGGTGGGGCACAGGGCTTCTTGGACTGA
- a CDS encoding LCP family protein — MSLSNDLMDNDEQSPTPRRRKKHRKGLIALGIAGTLLLVAVIAVGAYFANLAHNFDAGTQKFNNAMPADDDDRPSETGSYNVLMLGSDSRKGEDDEAKVSGERADTIMLLHVPADGGQAYVISIMRDTWVDIPGHGQAKINAALDDGGIPLEVKTIENLLNTRIDNVVGINFEGFRDLTNALGGVTVDVPVGFTNDHGETFEQGPQKMNGDRALTFVRERYSFTDGDYQRVRDQRAYMRGVLKEIGDPQTLANPAKVNDLVKEFSPYMQVDDSMTASRAAKIATKIGPSGLRNMKMMTLPNSGTGWSPDGQSIVNVDQNATDNLSKAMENGTMEDFVKTADTD; from the coding sequence ATGTCGCTCTCGAACGACCTCATGGACAACGACGAACAATCTCCTACGCCTCGTCGCCGCAAAAAGCACCGCAAGGGGCTAATCGCCCTGGGAATCGCCGGAACGCTATTGCTCGTCGCTGTGATCGCCGTCGGCGCATATTTTGCCAATTTGGCGCATAATTTCGACGCCGGAACACAAAAGTTCAACAACGCCATGCCTGCCGACGATGATGATCGTCCTTCCGAAACCGGCTCCTACAACGTTCTGATGCTCGGAAGCGACTCCCGAAAGGGGGAAGACGATGAGGCCAAGGTTTCCGGCGAACGTGCCGACACGATCATGCTCCTTCACGTCCCGGCAGACGGGGGACAGGCCTACGTCATATCGATCATGCGCGATACATGGGTCGATATCCCCGGACACGGTCAGGCGAAGATCAACGCGGCCCTGGACGACGGTGGCATTCCGCTCGAGGTCAAAACCATTGAAAATCTTCTCAACACCCGCATCGACAACGTTGTCGGAATCAACTTCGAAGGATTCAGGGACCTCACCAACGCATTGGGAGGCGTGACTGTCGATGTGCCGGTCGGATTCACGAATGATCATGGAGAAACCTTCGAACAGGGGCCGCAGAAGATGAATGGCGACCGTGCCCTCACGTTCGTGCGCGAGCGGTACAGCTTCACCGACGGTGACTACCAACGCGTACGGGACCAACGGGCCTATATGCGCGGAGTCCTGAAGGAAATCGGGGACCCGCAGACGTTGGCCAATCCCGCCAAGGTCAACGATCTCGTCAAGGAATTCTCGCCATATATGCAGGTCGACGACTCGATGACCGCTTCTCGAGCCGCCAAGATCGCCACGAAGATCGGGCCCAGCGGACTCCGCAACATGAAGATGATGACACTTCCGAACTCCGGAACAGGCTGGTCACCGGATGGCCAATCCATCGTCAACGTCGATCAGAACGCGACCGACAACTTGAGCAAGGCGATGGAAAACGGCACGATGGAGGACTTCGTCAAGACCGCCGACACCGACTGA
- a CDS encoding DUF3099 domain-containing protein, whose protein sequence is MARRGQPHVPQEEAEDLHTITEAQAPHSEGIDHRMKRYALQMGLRIVCLIIAVIFDGWIRWVAVVGVAVLPWIAVVLANGNDRAEVKDVSYVPGATPRELIPGRDYAKERESPSGDEPAEPPRERPASEDSPIYEDEVIEGEYRPGHDSRGR, encoded by the coding sequence ATGGCTCGACGCGGTCAACCTCATGTCCCTCAAGAAGAAGCGGAGGACCTCCACACCATCACGGAGGCCCAAGCCCCGCACAGCGAGGGCATCGATCATCGGATGAAACGGTACGCGCTTCAGATGGGCCTGCGTATTGTCTGCCTCATCATCGCCGTGATCTTCGACGGGTGGATACGCTGGGTCGCTGTGGTCGGCGTCGCCGTACTCCCCTGGATTGCCGTGGTTTTGGCCAATGGCAACGACAGGGCGGAAGTCAAGGATGTCTCCTACGTACCGGGCGCGACTCCTAGGGAGCTAATCCCGGGCAGGGACTATGCCAAGGAACGCGAGTCCCCCTCCGGGGACGAGCCGGCCGAACCACCGCGTGAACGTCCCGCAAGCGAGGATTCCCCGATCTACGAGGACGAAGTCATCGAAGGAGAATACCGCCCCGGTCACGATTCACGGGGAAGATGA
- the serB gene encoding phosphoserine phosphatase SerB, translating to MSKTLRVVATTQHVQTDDHRSLYAFIERTGATIKNALPLTSAALSEIPRDGKRLPQAGGHMYTTVLVDVAWKNDITELRKTLRPDSLQQAVPGYDINVVDPALSRAEKLMLILDADSTLLCQEAIDELAARAGVRHEVAEVTERAMRGELDFAQSLEHRVSTLKGQPVSVLAAVSRSLTLTPGAKQLVDAFHARDFPVCVVSGGFIQVLEPIARQLDLEFARANRLEIENEQLTGSCLGTVVDAHVKQHSLKEWAKSCGVKTNNVIAVGDGANDRLMLDAAGLGVAFNAKEALRQDADAQINIRRLDAVRHFVNL from the coding sequence ATGAGCAAAACTCTCCGCGTCGTCGCGACCACACAGCATGTCCAGACCGATGATCACCGGTCGCTGTACGCTTTCATTGAGCGCACCGGCGCCACCATCAAGAACGCCCTTCCCCTGACATCTGCCGCGCTGTCGGAGATACCCAGGGACGGCAAGCGCCTCCCCCAGGCTGGCGGTCACATGTACACCACGGTGCTGGTCGACGTCGCGTGGAAAAATGACATCACGGAGCTGCGCAAAACTCTCAGGCCAGATTCCCTGCAGCAGGCAGTCCCCGGCTACGACATCAACGTCGTGGATCCTGCTCTGTCACGTGCCGAAAAGCTCATGCTGATCCTTGACGCGGACTCCACACTGCTCTGTCAGGAAGCCATCGACGAGTTGGCCGCCCGGGCCGGTGTCCGCCACGAGGTGGCCGAAGTCACCGAACGAGCAATGAGGGGAGAACTGGACTTCGCTCAATCCTTGGAACACCGAGTATCCACGCTGAAGGGTCAGCCAGTCTCGGTTCTGGCTGCCGTCTCTCGCTCGCTGACACTCACGCCGGGTGCCAAACAGCTCGTCGACGCTTTTCACGCGCGAGACTTCCCGGTCTGCGTCGTCTCGGGTGGGTTCATCCAGGTTTTGGAGCCTATTGCCCGCCAGCTGGACCTCGAATTCGCCCGGGCGAACCGGCTGGAGATCGAGAACGAGCAGCTCACGGGAAGCTGCCTTGGCACCGTCGTCGACGCGCACGTCAAACAGCATTCGCTCAAAGAATGGGCCAAGTCGTGCGGAGTGAAAACCAACAACGTGATTGCCGTGGGTGACGGAGCCAATGACCGTCTGATGCTCGACGCGGCCGGCCTCGGCGTTGCGTTCAACGCGAAAGAAGCTTTGCGCCAGGATGCCGACGCGCAGATCAACATCCGTCGGCTCGACGCCGTTCGTCATTTCGTGAATCTCTAG
- a CDS encoding AarF/ABC1/UbiB kinase family protein yields MLERARSRTDRFLQIGEVFVKHGLGFLVEGLGSPLASSLRRVRRLDPQSRHTQPEHLRMALEELGPTFIKVGQLISTRQDLLPPAYTDELARLQDDSTQVPFERLIETLAGQPEEAMLDQFDSLDEEPLASGSIGQVHAGVLHGEKVVVKFRKPGVLEDVEQDLDIIADIAALLSRYVPIAKQYDVVELSRQFARTLREELNYTVEAAHCDRFASFFDDDPELHIPKIYWEATTSRILTQERVGGIKISDVERLEAQGVDRHRLAVNATGAMCRMVFEFGLFHADPHPGNLFVRPDGTINLIDFGMCGELSEEFRDNMLPLFIGVTTENPRQCSRAIVRLTDSHGRSVTPQELEPEVSRLIRQYAGQSLEDLNIGRVLADVMGMLHRHQLSLPPEAALLIRMIATAESLGELIDPDFDFIAVLSPYASAFVTSRISVDALAKRLSKLTREAVEFGVEVPSSFRKIMGVVENGGFDVHLRADELEELIDRVEVVGNRLVAGAVLAAVINGSAKVISYQPDRFKNWRTMLIGGSAGSAGLLGGYLLSTVKLRLRNPRRRRSLRSR; encoded by the coding sequence ATGCTCGAGCGGGCCCGCTCTCGGACCGATCGATTTCTCCAGATCGGCGAGGTCTTCGTCAAACACGGCCTGGGCTTTCTCGTCGAGGGTCTGGGCTCGCCGCTGGCTAGCTCATTGCGACGGGTGCGCCGACTGGACCCTCAGTCTCGTCACACTCAGCCCGAGCACCTTCGCATGGCCTTGGAGGAACTTGGCCCCACGTTCATCAAAGTCGGCCAGTTGATTTCGACGCGGCAGGATCTTCTGCCACCGGCCTATACCGATGAGCTCGCCAGACTTCAGGACGATTCGACTCAGGTTCCTTTTGAGCGTCTGATCGAAACGCTTGCCGGCCAGCCTGAAGAAGCGATGCTGGACCAGTTCGATTCCCTTGACGAAGAACCACTGGCCAGCGGTTCCATCGGACAGGTGCACGCCGGAGTCCTCCACGGCGAAAAAGTAGTGGTCAAATTCCGAAAGCCCGGAGTCCTCGAGGATGTCGAGCAGGATTTGGACATCATCGCCGACATCGCCGCGTTGCTGAGCCGTTATGTACCGATCGCCAAGCAGTACGACGTCGTCGAGCTCAGCCGACAGTTCGCCCGGACGCTACGCGAGGAGCTCAATTACACGGTCGAAGCTGCCCATTGTGATCGATTCGCAAGTTTTTTCGACGACGATCCCGAATTGCATATACCCAAGATCTACTGGGAAGCCACGACCTCGCGCATCCTGACCCAGGAACGTGTCGGCGGCATCAAGATCAGCGACGTCGAACGGCTTGAGGCCCAAGGGGTCGACCGGCATCGCTTGGCGGTTAACGCAACCGGGGCCATGTGCCGCATGGTCTTCGAATTCGGACTCTTCCACGCGGATCCGCATCCGGGGAATCTTTTCGTACGCCCGGACGGAACGATCAACCTCATCGACTTCGGCATGTGCGGAGAGCTCAGCGAAGAATTCCGTGACAATATGCTGCCGCTCTTCATCGGCGTCACCACCGAGAACCCACGTCAATGCAGCAGAGCCATCGTCCGCCTCACGGATTCGCATGGCCGTAGCGTCACGCCCCAAGAGCTCGAACCTGAGGTCTCACGTCTCATCCGTCAATACGCCGGCCAGAGCCTCGAGGACCTGAATATCGGCCGTGTTCTGGCCGACGTGATGGGAATGCTGCACCGCCACCAGCTGAGCCTCCCGCCCGAAGCGGCGTTGTTGATTCGGATGATCGCGACGGCCGAATCGCTGGGCGAACTGATCGACCCCGATTTTGACTTTATCGCGGTCTTGTCTCCGTATGCCTCCGCGTTCGTGACCAGCAGGATTTCCGTGGACGCGTTGGCCAAACGTCTGTCCAAGCTGACGCGCGAAGCCGTCGAATTCGGCGTCGAAGTGCCCAGCTCTTTCCGCAAGATCATGGGCGTCGTCGAAAACGGTGGTTTTGACGTGCACCTTCGGGCCGATGAGCTCGAAGAGCTCATCGATCGCGTGGAGGTGGTTGGCAATAGGCTCGTCGCCGGGGCCGTTCTCGCGGCGGTGATCAACGGTTCCGCGAAAGTTATTTCCTATCAGCCGGACCGCTTCAAGAATTGGCGGACAATGCTGATCGGCGGCAGTGCGGGCAGTGCGGGCCTCTTGGGAGGCTACCTGCTGAGCACCGTAAAACTGCGGCTCCGCAACCCCAGACGTCGCCGGAGCTTGCGGAGCCGCTAG
- a CDS encoding sulfite exporter TauE/SafE family protein yields MTLLEICIILVAGLWAGAINTIVGSGTLVTFPVLVSMGVPPVTATISNAMGLIAGNFTGAWGYRKELRGLGKTLWKLLPCSLVGGIIGAYLLLHLPESVFESISPVLIAVALLFVIFQPKLQAAVRKRQERSGTASHDDEHQPFTLYALVFFAGIYGGYFVAAQGVLLLGILGVFLMASLQGSNAIKTVLVAAVNLIAGISYLLFAFDRIDWWVVLLIAISSMIGSFAGAKIGRRLKPVALRTIIVILGLAAIIKMVFFD; encoded by the coding sequence ATGACGTTGCTCGAAATATGCATCATCCTGGTTGCTGGACTGTGGGCTGGTGCGATCAACACGATCGTCGGGTCCGGAACCTTAGTGACTTTCCCGGTGCTGGTCTCGATGGGCGTTCCGCCGGTTACGGCCACAATCTCCAACGCCATGGGGCTGATCGCCGGGAACTTCACTGGGGCATGGGGATATCGCAAAGAACTCCGCGGGCTGGGCAAGACCCTATGGAAGCTGCTGCCGTGTTCCCTCGTTGGCGGAATCATCGGTGCGTACCTTTTGCTGCACTTGCCGGAGAGCGTCTTCGAATCCATCAGCCCTGTTCTGATCGCCGTGGCGCTTCTGTTCGTCATCTTTCAACCGAAGTTGCAAGCGGCCGTCCGCAAAAGACAGGAACGATCCGGAACGGCGTCCCATGACGATGAGCACCAGCCTTTTACTCTCTACGCTCTGGTCTTCTTCGCAGGAATCTACGGCGGCTACTTCGTGGCTGCCCAAGGTGTACTCCTCCTGGGGATCCTCGGGGTATTCCTCATGGCGTCACTGCAGGGATCCAATGCGATCAAAACCGTATTGGTCGCCGCCGTCAATCTCATCGCCGGTATCTCGTACCTGCTCTTCGCGTTCGACCGCATCGATTGGTGGGTCGTCTTGCTTATCGCGATCAGCTCAATGATTGGCTCTTTCGCGGGGGCAAAGATTGGTCGTCGCCTCAAGCCCGTCGCGTTGCGGACCATCATCGTGATCCTGGGTCTCGCCGCGATCATCAAGATGGTGTTCTTCGACTGA
- a CDS encoding ABC transporter ATP-binding protein: protein MSAVLELVDVSVVRGAGNRLIDGITWTVNEGERWAVLGPNGAGKSTLMSVCAARLHPTTGMVDILDEILGAVDVFELRPRIGLTSGAIAQQIPHGENVRDVVVTAAYGVTGRWREGYDRMDHERAAELLDQWGVASLADRTFGSLSDGERKRVLTARALMTDPELMILDEPGAGMDIAGREDLVSRLTDLARDPDAPTTILVTHHIEELPEGLTHMLLLNHGRVVAKGPIDEVLTSENLSAAYETPLKLTNIDGRYAAFSARS from the coding sequence ATGAGTGCTGTTTTGGAGTTGGTCGACGTCTCGGTGGTCCGCGGAGCGGGTAACCGATTGATTGATGGAATCACATGGACCGTCAACGAAGGCGAACGTTGGGCGGTGCTCGGCCCGAACGGTGCAGGCAAGTCCACGTTGATGAGCGTTTGTGCGGCTCGACTCCACCCCACGACGGGAATGGTCGATATTCTCGACGAAATCCTGGGAGCCGTTGACGTATTCGAACTCAGGCCCCGTATCGGCTTGACCTCCGGAGCCATCGCTCAGCAGATCCCCCACGGAGAGAACGTGCGTGACGTCGTGGTGACGGCTGCGTACGGGGTCACCGGCCGCTGGCGTGAGGGATACGACCGGATGGATCATGAGAGAGCCGCGGAATTGTTGGACCAGTGGGGAGTCGCCTCATTGGCCGATCGGACTTTCGGGTCCCTTTCAGACGGGGAACGAAAGCGCGTCCTGACGGCACGCGCGCTCATGACGGACCCCGAGCTCATGATTCTCGACGAGCCCGGTGCGGGCATGGATATCGCGGGTCGGGAAGATCTCGTGTCACGTCTCACCGATTTGGCGCGTGACCCGGATGCTCCCACGACGATTCTGGTGACACACCACATAGAGGAATTGCCGGAGGGGCTCACCCACATGTTGTTGCTCAACCACGGACGTGTGGTCGCCAAAGGCCCCATCGATGAGGTTCTGACCAGCGAAAACCTATCCGCAGCGTATGAGACTCCATTGAAGCTGACCAACATCGACGGGCGGTACGCGGCCTTTTCTGCTCGCTCATGA
- a CDS encoding RNA methyltransferase, with amino-acid sequence MKNPQYSAEDLALRRERVSAIPSVVRVTREQLSASDGRAEDRVLRDLRFYRGLTDVRMRTSRESEWGVYIAESSKVLRRALEAGHAPLSFLTSDKWAVDLEDVLRGHPDVPAYVAEDDVLEQLTGFHLHRGALAVMRRPEPRPLEDVVRNARRIAVLEDIVDHTNVGAIFRSAAALGVDAVLVTPRCADPLYRRSIRVSMGTVFQVPWARLENWPEDIGALHHHGFTTAALALTEDSTTIDELAARNPERLALILGTEGDGLARKTIEEAGEAVMIPMGHGVDSLNVAAASAVAFYATK; translated from the coding sequence ATGAAGAATCCTCAATACTCCGCCGAAGACCTCGCTCTACGACGAGAACGCGTCAGCGCGATCCCAAGCGTGGTTCGTGTGACGAGAGAACAGCTGTCCGCTTCGGACGGTCGGGCCGAAGACCGGGTGCTCCGGGACCTTCGATTCTACAGGGGCCTGACGGACGTGCGGATGCGCACGTCGCGGGAGTCCGAATGGGGCGTGTACATCGCGGAATCATCCAAGGTGCTTCGCCGGGCGCTCGAGGCCGGCCATGCGCCGCTGTCATTCCTGACATCGGACAAGTGGGCTGTGGATCTCGAGGACGTGTTGCGCGGTCATCCTGATGTGCCGGCCTACGTGGCCGAGGACGATGTCCTCGAACAGCTGACTGGATTTCATCTTCACCGTGGCGCGCTGGCTGTCATGCGCCGGCCCGAGCCGAGACCGTTGGAAGACGTCGTCAGGAACGCACGACGTATCGCGGTCCTGGAAGACATTGTCGATCACACCAACGTGGGCGCCATTTTCCGATCGGCCGCCGCTCTGGGGGTGGACGCGGTCCTGGTCACACCACGATGTGCCGACCCGTTGTACCGGCGGTCCATTCGAGTCTCGATGGGAACAGTGTTCCAGGTGCCGTGGGCGCGGCTGGAGAATTGGCCGGAAGATATCGGTGCCTTGCATCATCACGGGTTCACCACAGCGGCACTCGCCCTGACTGAGGATTCGACTACCATAGATGAGCTCGCCGCCCGCAATCCGGAAAGACTGGCCCTGATATTGGGGACGGAAGGGGACGGATTGGCCCGGAAGACTATTGAGGAGGCCGGAGAGGCGGTCATGATCCCCATGGGACACGGAGTCGATTCTTTGAACGTTGCTGCGGCATCGGCGGTCGCGTTCTACGCGACGAAATAG
- a CDS encoding SURF1 family protein: MYKFLLSGKWIGAFALCILFSLICVYLAGWQMDRKEALDYRNSRISQNYNAEPESFDEAGKYFSDYSSDKQWTPISMKGTYHPEDQKLVRNRPHDGSVGFEVLVPFTTTDGHTVLIDRGWVGAGDSNASPASAVPPPPAGEVDVTARLQEGEADTGKDAPEGQIASINLKKFGEQLSYPMAESGYGIMSSEDPAPATSPSRLSEPEQDAGPNLSYSMQWYAFAILVYVAYAWCARQKVRNDRLDAQLAAELDVYYGTFYDEEGRYIGDVDESIILRQMEMMDDMPSHMKAIVRPKPQKKRKRVTDEELEDAYLDAAEEQRFRK, translated from the coding sequence GTGTACAAATTCCTACTGTCCGGCAAATGGATCGGTGCGTTTGCCCTGTGCATTCTGTTCTCCCTGATCTGTGTTTACCTTGCGGGCTGGCAAATGGATCGCAAGGAAGCCCTCGACTACCGCAACAGCCGGATCAGTCAGAACTACAACGCTGAGCCCGAGTCCTTTGACGAGGCGGGAAAATATTTCTCTGACTACAGTTCTGACAAACAGTGGACCCCGATTTCCATGAAGGGCACCTACCACCCCGAAGACCAGAAACTCGTCCGCAACCGGCCCCACGACGGTAGCGTAGGTTTCGAGGTGCTCGTACCATTCACCACGACCGACGGCCATACGGTACTCATCGACCGTGGCTGGGTCGGGGCCGGAGATTCGAACGCATCACCGGCTTCCGCTGTCCCGCCTCCGCCCGCGGGCGAGGTGGATGTGACGGCCCGGTTGCAGGAAGGCGAGGCAGACACGGGTAAGGACGCTCCCGAAGGCCAAATCGCCTCGATCAACCTCAAGAAATTCGGAGAACAGTTGTCCTACCCGATGGCGGAATCAGGATACGGGATCATGTCCTCGGAAGATCCAGCACCCGCTACTTCGCCGAGTCGGCTCAGCGAGCCGGAGCAGGATGCCGGCCCCAACCTTTCGTATTCGATGCAGTGGTACGCCTTCGCGATCCTGGTTTACGTGGCATATGCCTGGTGCGCACGCCAAAAGGTCAGGAACGATCGCCTCGATGCCCAGTTGGCCGCCGAACTCGACGTCTACTATGGGACGTTCTACGACGAAGAAGGCCGATACATCGGTGACGTCGACGAGTCCATCATCCTGCGCCAAATGGAGATGATGGACGACATGCCGTCGCACATGAAGGCCATTGTGCGGCCCAAGCCTCAGAAGAAGCGCAAACGCGTGACCGACGAGGAGTTGGAAGATGCCTACCTGGACGCTGCTGAGGAGCAGCGTTTCCGGAAATAG
- a CDS encoding type B 50S ribosomal protein L31, with the protein MQTDIHPDYHPVLFRDLASGKTFLTRSTATSSKTETWEDGNEYPLIEVEISSESHPFYTGKQRIMDSAGRVERFNARFKNFGKASK; encoded by the coding sequence ATGCAGACCGATATTCATCCGGATTACCACCCGGTTCTTTTCCGCGACCTCGCGTCCGGCAAGACCTTCCTGACCCGTTCGACCGCTACCAGCTCCAAGACCGAGACCTGGGAAGATGGCAACGAGTACCCGCTGATCGAGGTCGAGATCTCCTCCGAGTCCCACCCGTTCTACACGGGCAAGCAGCGCATCATGGACTCCGCCGGTCGCGTCGAGCGCTTCAACGCTCGCTTCAAGAACTTCGGCAAGGCCAGCAAGTAA
- a CDS encoding beta-ketoacyl-ACP reductase, with amino-acid sequence MTAENTTGGSEEGFQPRTVLVTGGNRGIGRSIAEAYRDQGHNVCITYRSGDAPDGFFAVQADVTDSASVDRAFKEIEAQYGPVEVLVANAGVTRDTLLLRMKEEDFTEVIDTNLTGAYRVVQRAAKGFLRKKFGRVVLISSVVGLYGSPGQINYSASKAGLVGIARSLSRELGSRNITANVVAPGFIDTDMTAVLPEETQAKYLDAIPAHRFGQPEEVARVVRWITSDEAAYITGAVIPVDGGIGMGH; translated from the coding sequence ATGACAGCAGAGAACACTACCGGCGGCTCCGAGGAAGGCTTTCAACCTCGTACCGTCTTGGTGACGGGCGGAAACCGGGGCATCGGCCGAAGCATCGCCGAGGCCTATCGTGACCAAGGACATAACGTCTGTATCACCTATCGGTCGGGCGATGCTCCGGATGGCTTCTTCGCGGTGCAGGCCGATGTGACAGATTCCGCGTCCGTGGACCGGGCATTCAAGGAAATCGAGGCCCAATACGGTCCCGTCGAGGTCTTGGTCGCCAACGCAGGCGTCACCCGCGACACTCTCCTGCTTCGCATGAAGGAGGAAGATTTCACGGAGGTTATCGACACGAATCTTACGGGCGCGTACCGCGTCGTTCAGCGCGCTGCCAAGGGCTTTCTTCGCAAGAAATTCGGCCGCGTCGTGCTGATCTCCTCGGTGGTCGGTCTTTACGGATCTCCCGGCCAGATCAACTACTCGGCGTCCAAGGCCGGGCTGGTCGGTATTGCCCGTTCGCTCAGCCGCGAGCTTGGCTCACGGAACATCACGGCCAACGTCGTGGCGCCTGGGTTCATCGACACCGACATGACCGCGGTGCTTCCGGAAGAGACCCAAGCGAAGTACCTGGACGCGATCCCTGCTCACCGTTTCGGACAGCCCGAAGAGGTTGCGCGTGTGGTCCGTTGGATCACGAGCGACGAAGCCGCCTACATCACGGGCGCAGTGATCCCGGTCGATGGCGGCATCGGTATGGGTCACTGA